In Caldivirga sp., the genomic window AGCGTAAGGGCAGTGGATGTTAAGGAGCATGAGAAGTTTAAGGGTGTTTACTGGATTGAGTTTGAGGATGGCTCAGCCAGGTTAGCCACAAGGAATCTGACACCAGGCAGAAGGGTTTATGGTGAACAGTTAATTAACCTGGGTGGTGTTGAGTATAGGGTATGGAATCCTTACAGGTCTAAGCTTGGTGCCGCAATAATGAATAAGCTTGACGTAATGCCTATTGGTGAAGGTTCCAAGGTGCTTTACCTTGGTGCTGCAAGTGGTACAACAGTTAGTCACGTGAGTGATATAGTTGGGTTAAGTGGCTTAATTTACGGTGTGGAGTTTAGCCCAAGAGTCTTCAGGGAATTCATGCAGAATATAATAGATCAAGGTAGGTTAAATGTTGTACCAATACTCGCTGACGCCAGGTATCCTGAGCAGTACATTTCACTAGTTAAGGGGGTTGATGTTGCCTACATTGATGTGGCTCAGCCGTTTCAAGCTAAGATACTTGCCGATAATGCTGATGTATACTTAGTTAAGGGTGGTTACATAATCCTTGTCATAAAGGCAATGTCTATTGATGTAACTAAGGAACCATCTGAAACCTTCAAGAGGGAGATAGATACAATTAAGGAGAGGGGATTTGATATAATAAACACTGTTCATCTTGAGCCCTATGATGTAGCTCACGCGTTAGTTGTTGGTAAGAGGGATTGAGCGAATAGTCTTCATTAACCACCATGGTTCAGCATTAGTCTTAATCCCATCAACAGCGAAGTGCGTGCCATACGCCTCAACGCCACTTTCCATTAAACGCGCCCTGAGTCTTAATGGACTTGGGATAAAACCTAAACCCTTACCTAACTCCGTGACCGTATAATATAATGGTATTGGTAAATTATCAGGTAATGTCCCCTTAATGGTTTCCGCAGCCCTTAACTCGTAGTCAACATTGTTGATTAACATTAATGAGTAATCAATGAATTCAACATCCCCAATAGGCCCAATCCACAGTGGGCCACTGGTCACGCACCTATCCATAAAGCCATTCGGGTACCTTCTAATGAATCCTCTGTTTAATGAATCACCACAGTAGTAAGCGTAGCCTAGATTCCTTACCGTCTCTCTAGCAGTCCCCCTATCCTTATGCACCGTCACGCATACCCTGTAGTAGTGTCTCTCCCAATATGATAATAATGGTCTAATCCCAGCATCAATT contains:
- a CDS encoding fibrillarin-like rRNA/tRNA 2'-O-methyltransferase; the protein is MSSVRAVDVKEHEKFKGVYWIEFEDGSARLATRNLTPGRRVYGEQLINLGGVEYRVWNPYRSKLGAAIMNKLDVMPIGEGSKVLYLGAASGTTVSHVSDIVGLSGLIYGVEFSPRVFREFMQNIIDQGRLNVVPILADARYPEQYISLVKGVDVAYIDVAQPFQAKILADNADVYLVKGGYIILVIKAMSIDVTKEPSETFKREIDTIKERGFDIINTVHLEPYDVAHALVVGKRD